A segment of the Geoglobus ahangari genome:
AAGGACAGGCTCGCCGAGAAAATGGTGAAGATGGCAGAGGAGCCGAACAGAGACGCGAACTTTGTAAGGGATGGAGAGAGCGTCAAGAAGGCCGACGCTGTTCTCTTGGTGGGAGTCTACGGCAAAAACCCGATAAGGGTTGGATGCGGAGCGTGCGGGTTCAAGAACTGCAAGGAGTTCGAGAAGGCTGAGAGGAAGAAAGGGAAGGACTTCGTGGGGCCCAACTGCGCGTTCAAGCTCATAGACCTGGGCATCGCAATAGGCTCTGCCGTAAAGCTCGGATCTGTTCTTGGAGCAGACAGCAGGGTCATGTACAGGATTGGTGCTGCAGCCAAGGAGCTCGGGCTGGCGAAGTCGGATGTCGTCATGGGCATTCCGATCGCCGTGACTGGCAAGAACCCGTTCTTCGACAGATGATGATTTTCGATTTTCCCTCAACCCCTTTTTCGAGAAAGCTTGCGGAAAGGTACGGCTACGACGAGTTCATCATAAGAAGGTGGGAGAGGTTCTTTGGCAGAGAGGAGACCGAGAGGCTCGTAAGGGCGATGGAAGAGGTTCCCAAGTACATCAGGGTCAACACCCTGAAGTGCGATGAGAGTAAGCTACTTTCAAGGCTCGAGAGGAGGGGGTTCAGGCTGAGAGAGACTGAGGTCAGGTTCTGCTACGAGATCGTGGAGGAGCCGTACAGCGTTGGAGCTACGCCAGAATACCTGCTCGGCTACTACTACGTGATGGACAAGAGCTCATGCGTGCCACCGCTTGCCCTGAAGCCAGAGGAGGGGGAGACGGTTGTGGACTTCGCCGCATCTCCCGGGGGAAAGACGACCATGCTCGCCCAGCTGATGAACAACACCGGAAGGATAATTGCCATAGAGGGCAACAGGGAAAGGATCCAGCCGCTCGTCGACAACATCCACAGGATGGGCGTTCTGAACACCGCGGTGATCCACATGAACTCCGCCGAGTTCTGGAGGACCGGCATAAAAGCGGACAGGATTCTCCTCGACGCCCCGTGCACGGGGGAGGGGATAATCCACAAAGACCCTGCAAGGAAGACCTCAAGGGGGGCTGAGGACATAAGGTTCTGCTCCACCCTTCAAAGGAAAATGCTCGAGTCGGCGCTGAGGAGCCTGAAGCCGGGAGGGGTTCTTGTCTACTCCACGTGCTCGCTCACGCCAGAGGAGAACGAGCTGGTTATAGATGAGGTGCTCAGGAAGCACGATGTCAGGCTCGAGGAGGTGGAGTACGGAGAGCCTGCGATGACAAGGGTCGGTGACGTGGAGCTAAGCCCCGAGCTGGAGAAGGCCAAGCGGTTTTACCCCCACATCCACAGGTGCTCGGGCTTCTTCGTGGCCAAGCTTGTCACGGGTGGTAGTCGAGCTCGAGAAACCTCTTCATGAGTATCAGGTCGGAGAGCATCCTCTGGTACTTCCTGTTGATCCTGTGCCTCAGAACGCGCATGTAAACCTTCCAGTCCCTTCCCTCGCTCCTCCACTTCTCCACAAACTCCGTCAGGCTCATCTCCCCATCAACATACCTCAGCCAGTCCTGAATGAACTCCCTTTCCCTCTGAGACAGGCACACCCTCAGAGCTTGTTACGGAAATTGATAACAGTTTTGGTCAGCAGCACTCCCTCTTAAGCTTCCCGATCACGCTCCTCCCCCAGAGGAACGCAACGCTTGAGGCGAGGATGTTGCCCAGCACGACTCCATAGACTATGCCGTCAAACCCGAGCCCGAGCAGGAAAGCGAAAATGTACGCGAAGCTCAGCTGGAAGACTATCGTCCTGAGCACGGTGATGGCAAATGCATTCTCACCCCTGCCTATCCCCTGAAACAGCGACACCGTCAGAATTCCGAGAGGTGCGAAGACGAGGAAGACTGGAAGGATTCTGAGGGTCTCGACGAGCATGCCGTAGATTCTGGCAGATGCCTCGCTGTAAGTGAAGAACATCGCGAGGTAGCCTGCAAGGGAGATAAACAGGACGACCAGCACGGCCTCTATGATCACCGCCACCTTTATCGCATACCTGTATGCCCTCTCGAGCTTCTCGATGTTTCTCGCGCCGAAAGCGGCACCCATCACGGCAGTGCCAGCACCCGACAGCCCGAACATCGGGATGAAGCCGAAGTGAACCACCCTCCAGGCGCTCGTGAAGACCGCGATGCCATCAGCGCTGCTCACCCTGACGATCATGGCGTTTATGAATATCAGGGAAAAGGACATGGTGAGCATGGAAAACGCAGAAGGGAGGCCCACACGCAGTATGTCGAAGACTATCTGCCTGCTCGGGCTGAATTCTCTGAACGACACCCTGACATAAGTCTTGGAGTTGTAGAACATCCAGTAAACGATGAGGAGTGAGGAGAAAACCATGGAGAGGACGCTTGCATATGCCGCACCCGCAATTCCGAGCCCTGCGACGTAGATGAGAACCGGGTCAAGGGCTATGTTCAGCAGCGAGCCGGCAACGTTGGCGTACATTGATCTCTTGGTATTGCCCTCCCCGTTCAGTATCCCAACGGCGACGTTGTTGAAGACTATGAACATGGAGCCCGCCACGACAATCCTCCCGTAGGTCAGAGCCTCCTCCAGCACCTTTCCGCTTGCCCCGAGCAGGGCGAGGATCTGCTCGAGCCTGAAGTACGTCGAGAGGATCACGATCGAGAGCATGGCGGCGATGACGAGGGAGTGGGTTGCGACGTTGTCCGCCCCCCTCTTGTCCCCTGCACCTATCTTCCTCGCGATGGCCGAGCTCGTTCCGATGCCAAGGCCGAGTGACAGGGAGACAAACATGAAGAACAGGGGCATGAACAGGCCTATCGCAGAGAGCGACTCAGCTCCAAGCCCGGCAACCCAGACTCCGTCAGCGAAGTTGTAGAGCGTGAAAACAAGGTTGCTGATCATTATGGGTATGGACAACCTAACTACCGCCTTCTCCGGCTCTCCGGTAAGAACCCTCACGCCCTCAGTTCTCCGATCCATCCTCTTCCTCCAGATTCCTCACCATTCTGCGGAACAGATCCTCGATCACCCTGACCTCCTCCTCGCTGAAGCCCCTGAGGAGGATTCTCTGGATCTCATCCGTCAGGGTGTCAAACTCCTCCATGAGCCTCCTACCGCTCTCCGTGACCTCGACCTCGAAGCCCTTGCCCTTCCTTACCCTCACGATCAGCCCCCTCTCCTCGAGCGACGAGAGAACCTTGGAGACCGTGCCTTTCGTCATTCCCGTTAGCTCAACAAGCTCCTTCTGCGACTTCCTGCCGGAGAATATCAGTCTGAGGAACTTGAACTCGAGAAACGTCAGCCTGCCCTCCAGTCTCCTCTCCACGATCCTCCTGAGGTTCTTGTTTAGGAGAAAAAGCTGCTTGAGAACGTCCACTGAAAGACGAGGCCGGCAGGTATTATAAAGTTTCCTGCGAAACTTTTGACTCCATCTCGAGCAAAAGCTTCTTCACCTCAACTCCCGAGGAGAAGCCGCCCAGCCCACCCTTCGCCACAACCCGGTGGCAGGGGACGATTACCGGGACGAGGTTCATCCTCAATGCCACGCCAACAGCCCTGGGAGAGGTGGAGAGCCTTCCTGCGAGGGATGAGTACGTCTCCACCGCTCCGTAGGGTATCTTTCTCACTTCCCTCAAAACCCGCTCCGCAAACCTTGTCGGGTAGACGACCCTGAACTCGCTGAAGTCGACGGGCTTTGCTGAAAAGTAGTCGGTCAGCCTCTCCTTCAGAATCTCCGCGGTTTCCGTTTCTACCTTTTCCTCAACAACTCCGTCGGTGAAGTAGGCCCTGACGATAACGCCATTCTCAAGCTCTGCGACGAAGTTCCGCTTCCACTTAACGAAAACCCTCTCAAACGTCGGTTCCCGCAATGTCTCTCAGCCTCTTCACCCCGTCTATCCCCTCGATTACCTCCACGACCGGCCTTGGCACGAGGTCCTCCCACCTCTCCCCGCAGATCATCCTCCTCCTTATCTCAGTCCCCTGATAGCTCACCCTGTTGAACAGCTTGGTCTTCCTCACCTCAAAGCCCGCTTCCCTAAACAGCCTTATGACGAGGGGGTTGTTGCTGTACACCACATTGAAGTAGGGGGTCATGGACACCACATGGCTGACCCATAGGCTGTTCCTGTAGACGTCCTCGAGGGGTATGATGTACACCTTCCTCTCCCCCACCTCGGCCATGAGCTCTCCGACTGCCCTGTCAACCATCATCACCCTTTCTCCTGCGGTGAACGGGTTCTCGATGGTGTGGCTTTCCTGAGCGCTCCCAATGCCGATCACGACCTCCTCCACCTCGGAGAAGATCTCCCTGAGCACCTCGTGGTGGCCGAGGTGGTATGGCTGGAACCTGCCTATGAAGAATGCCCTCATGTCGCCTTTCTCACCACCCTGACGATGTCGTCCTTGAGCTTCCTGCCCGTCTTCTTCTCCCACTCCTCTATCGGGATGCCGTACTTCGCCTGAATCCTGTCCCTGTAGATCTCGGGAATTACGTTGAACGTGCAGAAGGGTATTATCCTCCCGTCAGGGGATGCATAGTGTATCTCGCACCTCTCTACCCTCGATATGTCGTAGTTGTAGAGGTCCATGAAGTGCATCATGCCTATGAAGAGAGCATTCACGTGGAACTGGCCGAGGGTCGAGTAGTCGTGCCTCACGAGGATGTCGAACAGTATCCTGCTTATGTCGAAGGGCGCCTTCTCGTTGTCCACAAACTTCCTGAGGTCAACTATGCCCTTTAATGCCCGAACGGTCTTTATCCTGCTCTTGGAGATCTCCTCAGCCTTCTCGTTCAGGTACTCAAAGAACCCGTCCACGTCCACGAACCTTGTGATCGGAACCATCTTTCCGTTCATCTTGAACACGTAGGTAGCCATTCCGCACGCGAAGTGGGTGGTGAGCTCGTACTGCGGTCTGCCCGTTATGGCCTCGACAAAGTGGGAGATCGGGGAAACGCTCGGAACCGGGTAGAAATCCTCCCTCGAGATCTCTCCGTTCGTCTGCTCCTCTATCCTCTTTATTGCATCCGGGATGGTGATCCTTATCTGCTCCCTCTCCTTCCTCGGAACGCTCCCGGTTATGCTCACCGGCTGGAAGTTCACACCCCTGACTATGTCTATGTTCTGGAAAGCGAACCTAATGATGTCTCCGAGCTGGTGGTCGTTCACGCCCTTGATCACCGTCGGAACGAGGACTATTCCAAGCTCCGCTCTCCTGCAGTTCTCGAGAACCTTTGGAACCTCGTGGTGGTTTTTGGGGTTGGTCTTCTCATCAACACCGTCGAAGGACAGGTAGATTGTGTTCACCCCAGCCTCCCTAACCTTCAGCGCGAGGTCGGGATCGTGGGCGAGCCTTATTCCGTTGGTGTTCAGCTGAACGTGGTCTATCCCTTCAGCCTTTATCGCCCTGATTATGTCCACGAGATCGTCTCTGAGAGTTGGCTCTCCACCCGTGAGCTGCACAGCGTTCGCTCCGATTGGCTTCATGTTCTTCGCTGTTCTAACCATCTCCACAATCTGCTCGAGCGTTGGCTCGTACACATACCCGGAGCGCTTCGCGTAGAAGAAGCAGTACCAGCATGCCAGGTCGCAGCGGTTGGTGAGGACGAGGTTTAGAAGTGCTGTGTGGCTCTTGTGGTTCGAGCACAGGCCGCATGTGAACGGGCAGTTGGACTCCTCAACTATGGGTGTCGCAAGGCCGTGCCCATCGTGGGCGTACCTCATGGCCTTGCGGAACATCTCCGCATCTCCCCAGTAAACGTCTACAAACTCCCCGTGTTCATCACAACGCTTGCTGATCATCACCTTTCCGTTTTCCTCGTAAACGCGAGCAGGAATGACCTTGAGACATTCCGGACACAGTGACTTGGTTTGATAATCGATCTGGCCGTTCACGTTACCACCTCCAATATTATCTTAGTCAATTTATCGAAAACGATATATCAACGTTTCGTATCTGCGGATTATGCTCTGGACGTTAATTAAAACCATCTGGCTTTTTCTCCCTGCATACACTCCCAACAACTTTGCGGTAATCTTTGGAGGCGGAAAACCCATAGATCTCGGGAAAAATTTTGTTGACGGTAAACGTATTTTGGGTGACGGTAAAACCTTCAGGGGTTTTTTCGGCGGCCTTTTTGGTGGGCTTATTACGGGGCTCGCACAGTACAAGATCGAGCAGATCGCGGGGTTGGAATTCTTTACCACCATGCCCCTCAGCTCCGCCCTCACCCTCTTCCTCCTGCTCTCCCTCGGATCCCTCACCGGAGACCTGCTCGGCAGCTTCATCAAGAGGAGGCTGGGCATAGAGAGGGGTGGCAAGGCACCTCTCCTCGACCAGCTCGACTTCCTTGTCGTGGCGATCGTGTTCGCAAGTTTCCACGAGTACTTCTCCTCCCTCTACACCGCAGAGGTCATAGTGATAGCCCTGATCCTCACACCCCTACTGCACAAGCTCATAAACGTGATAGCCTACCTGCTGAGGCTGAAGGACGTGCCGTGGTGAAAAAGCTTATAATGTTTAATTGAGATAGATTCTGCAATGGTCTGCCTGCACGACCCGAGCATGGAGTGCAAGTTCAAACAGGAGTGTTCCTCCTGCCCCCTGCTGGAGGGGATAATGAGAGATTACCCTCACTGAAGCTTTCCGAGAAGGTAGGAGACTCTTCTGCTTATCGGAATCCTCCTCCCGCCGGCTTCCGTTCTCCTGCTCAGAATGTCTTTTCTAAGGTTTTCAGGGAAGTAGGTTACTCCATAACCGACCTCCTTCGAGCTGTGGGCATCACTCCCGGCTATCATCGCCTTCCCGTACCTCTCGGCATACCTCCTCGCCAGGCGATTGAAGAATCCTGTTATGTACTTCGCGTTGAAAACCTCAACCGCGTCCACGTACCTGAAAAGGTTCGGCCTGAATACCCCCTTCCTCTCAACCTGAAATGGGTGCGAGACCGCGCACAGCCCGCCCTTCCTCCTCACCTCCTCCACAGTCTCGACCAGACTCATCCCCCTGTCAATCTCGTCTTCCACAAAGAACACGAGGAGGTGGCCGTCCCTCGTCGTAACCTCCACTCCGGGAATCACGGTGATGCCAAGGTGCTCGTCCCTCACGAAGTCCATGGCAGCCAAGCTTCCCTGAACGGTGTCGTGATCCGTTATTGATATGCACGAGAGGCCGAGCTCCACGGCCCTCATGACGATTTTCTCAACTCCATCCAGCCCGTCGCTGTATGTAGAGTGAACGTGAAGCTCGGCCCTGAACATGGGAAGGTTTTTTGATTTGCGGAGAAAATAAACTTTATGAAGGTCCTCCTCGTCACCGGAAGGCTCGCGGAGGGCATCGTGAAGGCCAATTCTGCTGGCTGTGATGTTCACGTCGCAGACGTTGATGTTGCTGCCTTCATCACAGAAAAACACCTCAGCAGCGTGGACATCTCGAGATACGACCTCGTCCTCGTCCCGGGGCTCGCAAAGGGGAGGTGGAGGGAGCTGGAGAGGAGGACGGGCACGAAGGTCAGACTCGGCCCAATTCACGCGTACGACATTCCGAAGGTCATGGAGAGAATTGGCTCGGTTGAGCTGTCCCACGAGGTGCCGGCCGACAGGCTCATAGATATGAACAGGGAGAGGGAGCTCGTTGAGCTTGTCGAGAGCGTTGAGAAAGGTGTTTTCGACATAAACGGGGTTGAGATTGGTGGAACGAGCAGGATGAAGGTTGTTGCAGAAGTAGTGGATGCGACGGAGCTCGACAGGGATCAGCTCGCCGGCAGGATAGAGTACTACCTCGAAAGCGGGGCGGACATAGTAGATCTCGGAGTTCCCCTGAGCTTTTCTGTCGAGGACGTCAGGAGGGTCGTCAAGGTGGCGAAGGATTGCTGCGATGCTGTGAGCGTCGACACCTTCTCCCCCAGAGCAATAAGGACGGCGGTTGAGAGCGGGGTGGACATGGTCATGAGCATCTCGGAGAAGAACATCAGAGCCCTCGACCACATCGAGGGTCAGGCTGTTGTGGTGGTGGAGAGGAACGTTGAGAGACTCTCATGGCTCGTGGATCTTGTCAGAACGAAGACCGAGAAGGTCATTGCCGATCCAGTGCTCGACATGGACGGTTTCGTCCCCTCAGTTCTAAGGTATGCGGAGTTCAGGAGAAGAGACCCGCGAACCCCGGTGCTCTTCGGAGCTGGCAACGTGACCGAGCTCTTTGACGCCGACTCAATTGGTGTGAACGCCCTCCTTGCCCTTATAGCCGAAGAGGTAGGAGCGAGCCTGCTGTTCACAACCGAGGCGAGCCCGAAGACGAGGGGGTCGATCAGGGAGCTGAGGATAGCGAGCTACATGGTGAAGGGAGCGAGGCTGAAGGGGACTCCGCCAAAGGACCTCGGAATGAGCCTGCTCGTCCTTAAAGAGAAGGTGCGCTTTCCTGAAGCGGAGGTGCCTGAGAACTGCCAGAAGGCCGTGGAGAGTAAAGAGTTCCACAGAGACCCGCTGGGAGACTTCAGGATATGGATCTCGGGAGACAGGATAGTGTGCAGCCATGAGAAAGCATGCGTTCACGGAAAAACCGCGAAGGAGATCATAGACACCGTTCTCAGAATGGGGCTGGTCAGCAGGCTCGATCATGCAGGGTACCTCGGGAGGGAGCTGAAGAAGGCAGAGATAGCGCTTAAGCTGAAGAAGAACTACGTGCAGGACGAGGAGCTGAACTTCGGATACTACGAAAGGGATTTAAAAGACGAAAACAGCTGCTGAGACGACCGTTGTCGTCTCCCTGACCTCAGCCACCCTCGTTACGTTGAAGGTTCTCGCAGGCTTTATTCCGAAGGCTGTCTCAAGCATGTACGCTGCGCTCTCCTCAGCCTTCCTGCCCACGTCTTCCCCCCTGTAAATGCCATGATACTCGGTGAGGTAGCCGTGCAAGGATGGATCCTCCGGGATGGCTGCGCCTATGCTGGCGTAGATCCTCTCGCCCTCCGCATCGCTGGTCTCCCTCGACATCACGCAGAAGACGATCTGCCCCGGATAGAGCTCCCTGAGACCGTCCTCTATCCCGATTACCTCGCACTGGGGCGGGAAGATGCTGCTGACGGTCACGAGGTTGAACCTCTCGATGCCCGCATCTCTCAGCGCGAGCTCGAAGCTGACCAGCGCATCCTCGTGCCTGCCAACGCCTGAGGTAAAGAAGACCTTCTTTGGCACCAAGAGCTTGTTTACGTCGAGAGGTACGCTTTCGGCTCCAGAGAAACCCTCTGTTCCGTTTTCGATTCTCACATTGCAAGTTTCCGAAATGAGATATTTAAGACTTTTGGCGTTCACGGAAAAAGGAAAATGTCTGTGAGTCTTTCAGCCTCAAGGCTCAGCTCCCACCTCTCTCTGCACTCGCACTCGGTCTCAAACACCCCTTTGTCCTGTGTGAGGGAGAAGCGCCTTATTTCCTCCACCACCCTCTCATCGCACTTAAAGCAGTTGTGCGGTCCCCTGCTCTTTCCTCCCGCCACAGGATCGCACACGATCTCCATGTCAGCGTTCTTCAAAACCTCAACCGCGCTCCAGAGCCAGGGCGGCCTGTATGCTCCTCTCTGCCACAGCCTCTCAACGAGGGTCTTCCTGTGCACGGTCATGAGGTTTAGGGAGACGATGTCCGCATGCCCCTTAACATCCCTGATAGACCTCAGAACGTCCTCGATCGCTTCCCCCTCAGTCAGCAGGGGTGGTTTCATCAGCAGGTAAGCCTTAACTCTCGCAACGCGCCTCAGCATCTCGCTCACTCTAACGAAGTCCTGAAACGTGAAGCCCTTGTTTATCAACAAGCTTCTATACTCGTCGCTGGACGTCTCCAGACCTATTCCGACCTCTACCTCAATCCCCGCTTCCTCTATCTCCTCCACGATCTCTTCCCTGACGAACTCGGGTCTGCTCTCCACAACGAGTTTCCTGTACCCTTCTTCCAAGGCTTTCTCGTAGATCCTCATCCTCGTTTCCCCTGACACCTCCCTGTCGTCGAAGAAGCTACCGGAGGTGAATATCTTCAGCACCTCACCCCTGCCCCTCTCAAGGGCCTTGAGGAAGCTCCTGTACACCTCCTCCTGACTCGCATCTCTTCTGGAGTCGAGCGTGTAGCTGCACATGTGGCAGGAGTCCCATGCACAGCCCCGGGTGGGAAGGATAATGGTGAGGCAGTCCACGACCTCCCCGTGAAGTCTCTCCTTCTCAATCCACGCCTTCAATAGTACCTCCTCCGCAGTGCCCTGAACCTCTCACCGAAGTATATGCCAACCGCAAGTCCTCCAAGGTGAGCAACATGTGCGACGCCAGTGAAGATGGAGAAGGGCGTCATGAGCAGGTCGTATGCTGCAAAGAGCACGACCGCCATTCTTATGCTGAGGGGTATGAAGAAGAACAGCAGCACCCTGATCTCGGGCGCGATTATGGCGAGGGTTCCCATTATCCCGTATATCGCACCCGACGCTCCAACGGCAGGTGCGAATGAGCCGGTTGCGTAGGAGAACGCGATGTACATCACATTCCCAGCAATCCCGGACAGCAGAAAGATCTTCAGGTAGTTCCTCCCACCCACTCTCCTCTCAAGCTCGCTGCCGAAGAACAGCAGGACTATCGCGTTGACAAGGTAGTGGTCGAAGGAGCCGTGCATGAAGATGCTGGTGACAAGCTGCCAGGGGCGGAGGTAGAAGTCGTGTGGGTAGAGGGCAAGCAGGCCGAAAACCGGGCGGTAGATGATTGACACGGCAAACATTACGGTTATAATGGCAAGAATTACGTTGTTGTAACCGTAAGCCTCGAGAGGATTTCTTCTCTTAAGCGCGGGGTCGTAATACTCCACCCCGTACTGCCTCCTGCTTTCCCTCCACCTTTCCACACCTATGTCCCTCTTGACCTTCACGGGTATGTCGTAAAGCCCCTCACAGCCGTGCTTCTCGGGGAGCCTGTGGTCAGCACAGAACGTGCCTCCGCAATAACTGCACCTGTAGGGGAGCAGCTCATCTTTACCGCAAACATCACACTTCGCCACTGCTTCGAGTGGAGAGAAGCAATATTTTAAATTTTCTCAAGAAGAGCCGAGTACTTCCGTATCCTCTCGTCGTCGTAGCTTGAGAGCCACGAGAGCCAGCAGAGCTCCACCGCCATGTAGCCGTGGTCATGAGCAATGTCCTCGGCAAACCTCACGAACTCCACCTGGTTCTTAGGCGCGCTGACATGCCTTTCAACGAACCTCCTGACGATTCTGTCCGGCATCACCGTGTCAACGCCACCCATCATCCTGAGGTACTGAAATGTGTTAATTCCGGCACCGCTAACCTTGAGCCACTCCCTCCAGCTCTCAAGCTCAGCCTTCGACGCCCACCTTCTCAGCGCCTCAACACCATCTCCATGCTCAAGCAGCTCTTCAGCCACACCTTTAGCAACGCTCCAGCTCCTCCTGTTCCTCCAGATGCTGTAAAGTCTGCTTTCATCTGCCCTCACCAGATCTTCGAGGGTGGAAATCTCTCCTGAGTCGACAAACTTTTCCTTGAACTGGAGAACCCTCGGAACAACGACGGAGAAGTAGTTCACGCCCACAGACGTGATCGCCGCGTCCACAACCATGAGAATAGCGCTACCACCATACCTCTCAGATCTCAGAACCT
Coding sequences within it:
- a CDS encoding ferredoxin domain-containing protein codes for the protein MLDENLRKKVASLSAKLMALTAQTAPKSRGEDDVEIVLVEGEEKDRLAEKMVKMAEEPNRDANFVRDGESVKKADAVLLVGVYGKNPIRVGCGACGFKNCKEFEKAERKKGKDFVGPNCAFKLIDLGIAIGSAVKLGSVLGADSRVMYRIGAAAKELGLAKSDVVMGIPIAVTGKNPFFDR
- a CDS encoding NOL1/NOP2/sun family putative RNA methylase; this encodes MMIFDFPSTPFSRKLAERYGYDEFIIRRWERFFGREETERLVRAMEEVPKYIRVNTLKCDESKLLSRLERRGFRLRETEVRFCYEIVEEPYSVGATPEYLLGYYYVMDKSSCVPPLALKPEEGETVVDFAASPGGKTTMLAQLMNNTGRIIAIEGNRERIQPLVDNIHRMGVLNTAVIHMNSAEFWRTGIKADRILLDAPCTGEGIIHKDPARKTSRGAEDIRFCSTLQRKMLESALRSLKPGGVLVYSTCSLTPEENELVIDEVLRKHDVRLEEVEYGEPAMTRVGDVELSPELEKAKRFYPHIHRCSGFFVAKLVTGGSRARETSS
- a CDS encoding MATE family efflux transporter, with the translated sequence MDRRTEGVRVLTGEPEKAVVRLSIPIMISNLVFTLYNFADGVWVAGLGAESLSAIGLFMPLFFMFVSLSLGLGIGTSSAIARKIGAGDKRGADNVATHSLVIAAMLSIVILSTYFRLEQILALLGASGKVLEEALTYGRIVVAGSMFIVFNNVAVGILNGEGNTKRSMYANVAGSLLNIALDPVLIYVAGLGIAGAAYASVLSMVFSSLLIVYWMFYNSKTYVRVSFREFSPSRQIVFDILRVGLPSAFSMLTMSFSLIFINAMIVRVSSADGIAVFTSAWRVVHFGFIPMFGLSGAGTAVMGAAFGARNIEKLERAYRYAIKVAVIIEAVLVVLFISLAGYLAMFFTYSEASARIYGMLVETLRILPVFLVFAPLGILTVSLFQGIGRGENAFAITVLRTIVFQLSFAYIFAFLLGLGFDGIVYGVVLGNILASSVAFLWGRSVIGKLKRECC
- a CDS encoding MarR family winged helix-turn-helix transcriptional regulator, with the protein product MDVLKQLFLLNKNLRRIVERRLEGRLTFLEFKFLRLIFSGRKSQKELVELTGMTKGTVSKVLSSLEERGLIVRVRKGKGFEVEVTESGRRLMEEFDTLTDEIQRILLRGFSEEEVRVIEDLFRRMVRNLEEEDGSEN
- a CDS encoding methylated-DNA--[protein]-cysteine S-methyltransferase encodes the protein MREPTFERVFVKWKRNFVAELENGVIVRAYFTDGVVEEKVETETAEILKERLTDYFSAKPVDFSEFRVVYPTRFAERVLREVRKIPYGAVETYSSLAGRLSTSPRAVGVALRMNLVPVIVPCHRVVAKGGLGGFSSGVEVKKLLLEMESKVSQETL
- a CDS encoding nicotinamide-nucleotide adenylyltransferase, with the protein product MRAFFIGRFQPYHLGHHEVLREIFSEVEEVVIGIGSAQESHTIENPFTAGERVMMVDRAVGELMAEVGERKVYIIPLEDVYRNSLWVSHVVSMTPYFNVVYSNNPLVIRLFREAGFEVRKTKLFNRVSYQGTEIRRRMICGERWEDLVPRPVVEVIEGIDGVKRLRDIAGTDV
- the tes gene encoding tetraether lipid synthase Tes; translation: MNGQIDYQTKSLCPECLKVIPARVYEENGKVMISKRCDEHGEFVDVYWGDAEMFRKAMRYAHDGHGLATPIVEESNCPFTCGLCSNHKSHTALLNLVLTNRCDLACWYCFFYAKRSGYVYEPTLEQIVEMVRTAKNMKPIGANAVQLTGGEPTLRDDLVDIIRAIKAEGIDHVQLNTNGIRLAHDPDLALKVREAGVNTIYLSFDGVDEKTNPKNHHEVPKVLENCRRAELGIVLVPTVIKGVNDHQLGDIIRFAFQNIDIVRGVNFQPVSITGSVPRKEREQIRITIPDAIKRIEEQTNGEISREDFYPVPSVSPISHFVEAITGRPQYELTTHFACGMATYVFKMNGKMVPITRFVDVDGFFEYLNEKAEEISKSRIKTVRALKGIVDLRKFVDNEKAPFDISRILFDILVRHDYSTLGQFHVNALFIGMMHFMDLYNYDISRVERCEIHYASPDGRIIPFCTFNVIPEIYRDRIQAKYGIPIEEWEKKTGRKLKDDIVRVVRKAT
- a CDS encoding CDP-2,3-bis-(O-geranylgeranyl)-sn-glycerol synthase; this translates as MLWTLIKTIWLFLPAYTPNNFAVIFGGGKPIDLGKNFVDGKRILGDGKTFRGFFGGLFGGLITGLAQYKIEQIAGLEFFTTMPLSSALTLFLLLSLGSLTGDLLGSFIKRRLGIERGGKAPLLDQLDFLVVAIVFASFHEYFSSLYTAEVIVIALILTPLLHKLINVIAYLLRLKDVPW
- a CDS encoding PHP domain-containing protein; protein product: MFRAELHVHSTYSDGLDGVEKIVMRAVELGLSCISITDHDTVQGSLAAMDFVRDEHLGITVIPGVEVTTRDGHLLVFFVEDEIDRGMSLVETVEEVRRKGGLCAVSHPFQVERKGVFRPNLFRYVDAVEVFNAKYITGFFNRLARRYAERYGKAMIAGSDAHSSKEVGYGVTYFPENLRKDILSRRTEAGGRRIPISRRVSYLLGKLQ
- a CDS encoding dihydropteroate synthase-like protein, translated to MKVLLVTGRLAEGIVKANSAGCDVHVADVDVAAFITEKHLSSVDISRYDLVLVPGLAKGRWRELERRTGTKVRLGPIHAYDIPKVMERIGSVELSHEVPADRLIDMNRERELVELVESVEKGVFDINGVEIGGTSRMKVVAEVVDATELDRDQLAGRIEYYLESGADIVDLGVPLSFSVEDVRRVVKVAKDCCDAVSVDTFSPRAIRTAVESGVDMVMSISEKNIRALDHIEGQAVVVVERNVERLSWLVDLVRTKTEKVIADPVLDMDGFVPSVLRYAEFRRRDPRTPVLFGAGNVTELFDADSIGVNALLALIAEEVGASLLFTTEASPKTRGSIRELRIASYMVKGARLKGTPPKDLGMSLLVLKEKVRFPEAEVPENCQKAVESKEFHRDPLGDFRIWISGDRIVCSHEKACVHGKTAKEIIDTVLRMGLVSRLDHAGYLGRELKKAEIALKLKKNYVQDEELNFGYYERDLKDENSC
- a CDS encoding pyruvoyl-dependent arginine decarboxylase, with translation MVPKKVFFTSGVGRHEDALVSFELALRDAGIERFNLVTVSSIFPPQCEVIGIEDGLRELYPGQIVFCVMSRETSDAEGERIYASIGAAIPEDPSLHGYLTEYHGIYRGEDVGRKAEESAAYMLETAFGIKPARTFNVTRVAEVRETTTVVSAAVFVF
- a CDS encoding archaeosine biosynthesis radical SAM protein RaSEA, which encodes MKAWIEKERLHGEVVDCLTIILPTRGCAWDSCHMCSYTLDSRRDASQEEVYRSFLKALERGRGEVLKIFTSGSFFDDREVSGETRMRIYEKALEEGYRKLVVESRPEFVREEIVEEIEEAGIEVEVGIGLETSSDEYRSLLINKGFTFQDFVRVSEMLRRVARVKAYLLMKPPLLTEGEAIEDVLRSIRDVKGHADIVSLNLMTVHRKTLVERLWQRGAYRPPWLWSAVEVLKNADMEIVCDPVAGGKSRGPHNCFKCDERVVEEIRRFSLTQDKGVFETECECRERWELSLEAERLTDIFLFP